The sequence TTTTTCACGGGTTCTACCAAAAAGCCAAAGGTGTAATTGGTGGATAATTCGGGGGTGAGTGATTTATTGCCACCTTGCACCAAATTTAACTGCAAATTGCAATCCAGCGGGCTATTGGTTGCCGCACAGCGTTCAGGGTCATCATAATTGCCTAATGTATTGGTTTTGCTGGTTGGGCGGTTTAAATCATCCAGCGTGGGAGCGTGATAACCCGTGCTGATCGAGCCGCGTAAGACTACTTCATCGATGGGCTGATAGCGGAAACTGATTTTAGGGTTGGTTGTGCTGCCCATATCGTCATAATGGTCGTACCGTAGCGCCGCTTGTAATTCCAGGTTTTTCAGTACCGGAACCACTACCTCGGCAAAGCCGGCATACACCAGGCGTTCGCCGTTGGTGGATTGGCGGTTACCACCACCACCTAAAATATCCCCGCTGGATAAAATGGCTTCCGGGGTATAGGTATAGGTTTCTTTGCGTACATCACCACCAAAGGCAAAACCTACCTTCCCGGCATCCAACTCGTAAATTTCTTTGGAGAACTGAACGTCGGCCGATTTATTACTGGTTTCACCGCTCTGTACCTTGCCGGTAATTTTAGAGGCGTTCAGAGCGGCATTGCCTGCTGCATCCTGCGGACCAAACGGATTGATGACCCCGCTGAGCATGGCAGGCAGCAATTTGCTCTCATAGAGCCAGCCATTGGTGTATTTATCTTCGGTTTTATTCAGTGCATAAACCAGGGCTGCGCGGTAATCCCAGCCTGCTACCTCGCCCTCGGCACCCACAATAAAGCGGTGCTGATCGGATGTGGCTTCGTTTTCACGCGCACCTGCGTCAATTGCGCGCCATTGCAGCTTTAAATCGCCAAGCGTGCCTTTATAAGGGTCATATTTGCCATTGGCAGGATAAAGTAAATCATCGCCATTAAAGGTAGTGGCGCTGGAAACGGGCACTGGGGAGGCGGAATAAGTGCCTACATTACGGGTAAACAGGTAGTCAGCAAAGAGCTGGGTGTTGTCATCTACTTTCAAAGTGCCCTTGCTATAGAAAGAAAGACGCTCTTGTGGCGAGACAATATCAATAATACTAGCGTAGTCAAAACGGCAATTGCCACCTGTGGCAAAGTTGCTATTGGCAATAGGGATGGAGCGGGGCTGATCACAGCCGGTTAAATAGCCAACATTTACCGGTTTTCCACCCGGGCCATTGAGAATAGTGGCGGGGAAGGTGTTGGCAGATGTTTTATTGATTTCTTTATCTGGAATATAAGATGTCCTGGAATAGCTGCGATCTTTAGCGGCCAGTGCTTCCTGTTTGGAGACATCCAGCGCCATAAAGATATTAAAATTGTCTTCGTCCAGGTTGCCAAAACCAAAGCTGAAGTTGGCTTTCTTGACCTCACCGCCCCCGTCAAAAGTCTGTTCGAGACCACCGCCGATTTCTGCACCAATAAAGCTTTTCTTTAGGATAAAGTTCATTACGCCGCCGATTGCATCGGTGCCATAAACCGCAGAAGCGCCATCTTTTACAATTTCAACCCGCTCAACTGCGCCCAGCGGAATGGAATTCAAATCCACGCCTGCGCTATCAAAAGCGTAGTTGGCCATGCGGCGGCCATTGACCAGAATCAGCGTTTTAGAAGTGCCAAGCCCGCGTAAATTAGCGCCAGAAAAGCCGGGCTTGCCTGAGTCGCCCACGGCTTGCGATTGTGAATAGCCGTTGTTGCTGGCGGCCAGGTTATCGATCAGTTCAGCCACGGTGGTGGCTCCGGTTTTAGCGATCTCCTGGCGGCTAATAGTTTGCACCGGGGTTGCACCGGTTTTTGCAGTGCGTTTGATATTGGAGCCTGTGACTTCAACCCGCTCCACTTTGTTGACGGTTTCTGCTGCATGCGCATTGATGACTGCGCCTGCACCTATCATTGCGATAGCAATGGTTATTTTTTTTATTTGCATATGTAATCCCCCGCTAAGTTAGCTATGTTTTTTAGCGCCCTGTTTTAAACAGAGGCTGACAGGTGTATTGCTCATGCTGGAACTAAGGGAAAATTATCAGTTGTGACTTTTTACCATGTAACCAAATGTAACAAGCGGGGCTTGTCAGTATGAGTGATCAAAATAGCTTGAGAGGGGGACAAACAGAGGGATGTTTTTAAGCTTTGGAAGCTTGTGTAATGTAGTTTAAAGCTATAAATCGTGTGTATACATTGATTTTTTTACTTAATTTTTTATTTTTTTTTGTTTTAAATCATTGTGTTGTGAGTTTGTTATGTATGGATTTTTATCTCGCAATTAGTAATTTTAATGAAAGTAAATGAGAGGTTTTAGCTTTTAGTTCTTTGCCAGCGTATTGGACGTCATTATTTTTTATGCTAACTTATCGCTAGGTTACGATGTGTTTATGCTCAATAATATCGATATTTTGTAATTATTTATTGTTGACTTATATTGATAAATAATATTTTATTTTTATTTCGAGTTGTTTTTTTCTTGTTTTTGTTGCTCATTTGCAACTAAAAAGTACATAGTTGCCAGATAGCAAGTGTTCTAGATATATATCTGTATTGATCTTCAGTTAAATCGGCATATTGTGCTGCTGGAAATATCCAAATTAAAGTAATCGTTTTATTTTTTTGTATCCGGGTAAGCATCACAGGCCTTGTGTCTGGTGTAGAGCGCCAGGAGTGAGTGCTCTTATTTCTCAGATAAATTCACCTCTATGCTCTTCATTCATAAATAGGTAATGCCCGACTAGCCTTAAAAAAACATCACACACTTTATCAGGGACTTGCAGCCAGCTCGGCACTGATGAGGCCACAGTACTCTCGGCTTTTGCATATTGACCCTGCTGGTTTTTTGGCCCAAAGCTTAGGTGGCATCGGGTTTAAGTGATATGGATTAGCAGCCTCTGCTTTTTCAATTTTTTAGGCCATGCTCACGTAGTTGCGCATACCCGGCCTTTTTATTCAATAATCAATTTACGGATTCCCACATCAGCCGATTGCTGGGGTTTTTGTCTTTTTCTTACTCGAGTCCACCATGAAAAACACCCTGGATGCCGCCACCAAGCAAATGGCTAGTCAGATTATTTATCAGATTTTCCCTGAGCGTTTTGCTATTGGCGGCGGGCTTTCAAGCGGGGCCAAGCTTGCACAAGCGGCGTATTCAAATCCTGATGTGGTTAAGCAGGGTTGGGACGATACAACACTAGGCCAGCCCTGGGGCATGCAGTTTTTTGGAGGAGATCTGGATGGTATTCGGGATCACCTGGATTACCTTGGTGAGCTGGGCGTGACCGGGGTGTATCTGACACCGGTATTTACCGCTCCGAGCAATCATAAATATGATGCGGTTGATTTTTTTGCGATTGATCCGATGTTTGGCGGCGAGCCGGCCTTGCTGCGGCTGATTGAGGCATTACACGCCAAAGGCATGAGCCTGACGCTGGATGCAGTGCTCAATCATGTGTCCGACAGCCACCCGTGGTTTTTAGCAGCCAAGGCGGGGGATGCAGGTAAGCGGGACTGGTTTAGTTTTTCAGATGATGGTGCTTATCTTTGCTGGCAGGATTATGGCCTGATGCCGGAATTGAACCTAAGCAACCCCGCTGTTCGCGATATTTTGTACCGTAAGCCAGACAGTCTGGTGCAGCACTGGCTGGCTAAGGGATAGATAACTGGCGCTTTGATGTGGCGCAGGATGTGGGCATAGAAGTTGCGCAGGAAATGGCGGCGGTAGTGGGGCAGCGTTTCCCTAAGGCAGGCCTGCTTGGCGAGTTAAATGGCTTTTCGGGCAGCTGGTTTGAGGCCGGTGGCGGCTTTAAAGGGATGATGAATTACTGGTATCGCACCGCTACGCTGGCATGGCTGGCAGGGGAAATTGATGCGCTGCAAATGAATCATGCACTTAAAGACGCCAGAGAAGCTTATGGTTTGAGTGGCCTGCTTTGCTCCTGGAATATGCTTTCCAGCCATGATACGCCAAGGCTGATGACTACTGTGGGAAGCCAAGAAAAAGCACAGCTCGCTATGATCATGCAGTTCACCTTACCTGGTATCCCGCTGATTTATTACGGTGAAGAAATTGGCATGGAAGGCGGGGCGGATCCGGATTGCCGCCGTCCTATGCGCTGGGATCAGGCCGACTGGAATCATGCGCAGCGCCAGTTTGTGCAGCAGCTGATTGCCATTCGCCAAAACCATCCGGCGCTGCAATATGGTGATGTGAAAGTATTGGGGGACAGGCTGGCTGGCAATGCGCTGGTATTTTTACGTGCTACCGAGGTGATTGGCGAAGCGGCTTTAGTCATTGTAAATTTATCTGATCGTGCTTTACAAACCAGGCTGTTAATTCCTTACTCTCACTGGTATGACGGTGTGCCTTTGCATGATGCACTGGGTAATGCTGTGGATACCAAAGTGCAGGCTGGT comes from Iodobacter ciconiae and encodes:
- a CDS encoding alpha-amylase family glycosyl hydrolase, which translates into the protein MAQDVGIEVAQEMAAVVGQRFPKAGLLGELNGFSGSWFEAGGGFKGMMNYWYRTATLAWLAGEIDALQMNHALKDAREAYGLSGLLCSWNMLSSHDTPRLMTTVGSQEKAQLAMIMQFTLPGIPLIYYGEEIGMEGGADPDCRRPMRWDQADWNHAQRQFVQQLIAIRQNHPALQYGDVKVLGDRLAGNALVFLRATEVIGEAALVIVNLSDRALQTRLLIPYSHWYDGVPLHDALGNAVDTKVQAGSVLLDIPAQAAAIYLPGEPYQHYTFFKPRNR
- a CDS encoding TonB-dependent receptor plug domain-containing protein; its protein translation is MQIKKITIAIAMIGAGAVINAHAAETVNKVERVEVTGSNIKRTAKTGATPVQTISRQEIAKTGATTVAELIDNLAASNNGYSQSQAVGDSGKPGFSGANLRGLGTSKTLILVNGRRMANYAFDSAGVDLNSIPLGAVERVEIVKDGASAVYGTDAIGGVMNFILKKSFIGAEIGGGLEQTFDGGGEVKKANFSFGFGNLDEDNFNIFMALDVSKQEALAAKDRSYSRTSYIPDKEINKTSANTFPATILNGPGGKPVNVGYLTGCDQPRSIPIANSNFATGGNCRFDYASIIDIVSPQERLSFYSKGTLKVDDNTQLFADYLFTRNVGTYSASPVPVSSATTFNGDDLLYPANGKYDPYKGTLGDLKLQWRAIDAGARENEATSDQHRFIVGAEGEVAGWDYRAALVYALNKTEDKYTNGWLYESKLLPAMLSGVINPFGPQDAAGNAALNASKITGKVQSGETSNKSADVQFSKEIYELDAGKVGFAFGGDVRKETYTYTPEAILSSGDILGGGGNRQSTNGERLVYAGFAEVVVPVLKNLELQAALRYDHYDDMGSTTNPKISFRYQPIDEVVLRGSISTGYHAPTLDDLNRPTSKTNTLGNYDDPERCAATNSPLDCNLQLNLVQGGNKSLTPELSTNYTFGFLVEPVKNLSIGIDYWNINVKDRIDSISDSTIFGDYAKYKDKVIRKARTAADIAAGLPGLIDYVDSKSQNLGELRTDGLDVSILAALPKTEYGTFRIGMEGTYTITNEYQREKDGAYFDSVGQYIDLGMTPRWRHNLTLSWNMAEWGAALTNNLTSGYIDQNQVTDPVSGNSVNRSVEAYSTWGLQGTYRTKNIELTVGVKNLLDTDPPFTNQADHFQVGFDPKYTDPHGRSWYAKANYKF
- a CDS encoding alpha-amylase family glycosyl hydrolase translates to MKNTLDAATKQMASQIIYQIFPERFAIGGGLSSGAKLAQAAYSNPDVVKQGWDDTTLGQPWGMQFFGGDLDGIRDHLDYLGELGVTGVYLTPVFTAPSNHKYDAVDFFAIDPMFGGEPALLRLIEALHAKGMSLTLDAVLNHVSDSHPWFLAAKAGDAGKRDWFSFSDDGAYLCWQDYGLMPELNLSNPAVRDILYRKPDSLVQHWLAKG